The proteins below are encoded in one region of Populus alba chromosome 2, ASM523922v2, whole genome shotgun sequence:
- the LOC118042060 gene encoding probable protein phosphatase 2C 27 gives MAASMDFSPPFTLLEGGYNNNVSENLENLKQPTNGKPPCHLRQSMDSVRLLNAADLALNVGVVIGNSLDEEESELFPAVFRSGSCAEGGPKQYMEDEHVCIDNLVDHLSATTSANCPSPGAFYGVFDGHGGTDAASFVKNNILRFIVEDSHFPNCVEKAIKSAFLKADYAFADDSALDISSGTTALTALIFGRTLVVANAGDCRAVLGRRGRAIEMSKDHKPNCTSERLRIEKLGGVIYDGYLNGQLSVARALGDWHMKGPKGSACPLSAEPELQETNLTEDDEFLIMGCDGLWDVMSSQCAVTIARKELMLHNDPERCSRALVREALRHNACDNLTVIVICFSPDPPHHIEIPQPRVQRSISAEGPNLLKGVLDSNS, from the exons ATGGCAGCAAGCATGGATTTTTCACCGCCATTTACTCTACTAGAAGGCGGTTACAACAACAATGTGTCAGAAAATTTAGAGAATCTTAAACAACCCACTAATGGTAAACCTCCGTGTCATCTCCGTCAAAGTATGGACTCCGTCCGATTGCTCAACGCTGCTGATCTG GCCCTTAATGTTGGGGTTGTGATTGGTAATTCACTGGATGAAGAGGAATCGGAGTTATTTCCGGCGGTGTTTCGATCGGGAAGTTGTGCTGAAGGAGGGCCGAAACAGTATATGGAAGATGAGCATGTTTGTATAGATAATCTTGTTGATCATCTAAGTGCTACCACCAGCGCCAATTGCCCTTCTCCTGGAGCTTTTTACGGG GTGTTTGATGGGCATGGAGGTACGGATGCGGCTTCATTTGTGAAGAATAATATTCTGAGGTTTATAGTCGAGGACTCCCATTTTCCGAATTGTGTAGAGAAGGCGATTAAGAGTGCGTTTTTGAAAGCTGATTATGCGTTTGCAGATGATAGTGCACTTGATATCTCTTCCGGCACCACTGCACTAACTGCTCTTATATTTGGAAG GACATTAGTAGTTGCCAATGCTGGGGATTGTCGAGCAGTGCTGGGGAGGCGAGGTAGAGCAATTGAGATGTCCAAAGACCACAAACCTAACTGCACATCAGAAAGACTTAGAATTGAGAAACTTGGTGGTGTCATTTATGATGGCTACCTCAATGGCCAATTGTCTGTTGCACGAGCCCTTGGAGACTGGCATATGAAGGGCCCTAAAGGCTCTGCCTGCCCTTTAAGTGCCGAGCCTGAATTGCAGGAGACAAATTTGACCGAGGATGATGAGTTCTTGATCATGGGCTGTGATGGCTTGTGGGATGTAATGAGCAGCCAGTGTGCGGTGACAATTGCTAGGAAAGAACTGATGCTCCATAATGATCCTGAAAGATGCTCAAGAGCGCTGGTCCGAGAGGCACTCAGACACAATGCATGTGATAATTTAACcgtgattgttatttgtttctcCCCGGATCCACCCCATCACATAGAAATCCCACAACCCCGAGTTCAGAGGAGTATATCAGCTGAAGGTCCAAACTTACTGAAGGGTGTTCTAGATAGTAActcatga